In Nocardioides sp. JS614, the sequence GGGCACGCAGGGGGTCGTCGAGCTCGGCCTCGATCTGGCCCCGGGTGGCGTCCTGGTTGGCACTGCTCACGAGTGGGCGACCTCCTTGTGCTGTTGTTGATCGTCAACGATAGCGGCTGGCCGGTCTCGGTAGGGTCTTCGCCGTGCCCGCCGGTCCTCGTCTCGCCCGCCGCACGACGCTCGCCCTGTCCGTCGGTGCGGCCGTCGGCTCGGTGGTCGTCGCGGGCTGCGACGACGACTCCGGCGTGCCCGAGGGCGTCGGGCCCACCGCGACCCCCGATCCCGACCCCGACGTCGCGCTCGTGGAGCGGGTGCTCGACGAGCTCTCCGCGGCGCTGCGGCACGCGTCCTCGGCCGGCGCGGCGGGTCTGGTCGCGCTGCACCGGGCGCACATCGACGCGCTGGACGGGACGCCGGTCGGGTCGACGCCCGGCCGACCGGTCCCGGCCGGCGACCTGCGGCGCCGCGAGCGCCGGCTCCAGGGGCACCTGGTGGAGGCGGCCGTGGCCGCCGAGAGCGGTGCCCTGGCCGGGCTGCTGGCCTCGATGAGCGCCGCCGTCGCGCAGCGGCTGGCGGGCGAGGATGGCTGAGCTCGACGCGCTGCAGATCGCGCTGGCCGCCGAGCATGCAGCCGTCTACGTGTACGGCGCGCTCGGCGGCCGCACCTCACGGTCCGCGACCCCCGAGCTGTTCGCGTCGGTCGTCCGGGCGTACGACGCGCACCGGGCCCGGCGTGACCGGCTCACCGCCACGATCCTCGACGAGGGGGCCGAGCCGGTCGCCGCGGAGCCGGCGTACGAGCTGCCCCGCCTTGACACGCCCGCCCAGGTGGACCGGGCGGCGCTCGCCGTGGAGCGCGCCTGCGCGGCGACCTACGCCTACCTGGTGGAGCACACCGTGGGCGAGCAGCGGCGCAGCGCGGTCGGGGCGCTGAACGAAGCAGCGGTCCGCGAACTCGTCTTCCGGGGAACTCCCGAGATGTTCCCCGGAAGAGACGAGTACGCGGACCGCTGAGGCCTGGACGTGGCCGTTCGAGCGGATCCCGCCGGGATGTGGGGGGACTGGCGGGAGGACCGCTCTTGCAAAAGCATGCAACACGGCCGCCGGAAGCGCGACCGGACCCCAACCTCACGTTTTCGCATTGCACAAACCTGCAGAACCGCAGGTCAGAGCCACCCTGTGACGAGGTCTCCGATCTCGGCCAACCGGTGCGCGACCCCGTCCGGGACCCCCTCGGTGTGCCCGACCTGGTGGGGCGGGATCGCGCTGAGCGGGATGTGCACCGCCCGCATCCCTGCGTTCTGGGCGCCCCAGACGTCCTCGAACAGCCGGTCCCCGACGTACACGCAGCGGGCGGGATCGCTGACCCCGATCGCGTCCATCGCCGCACGGAAGGCCAGCGGCGAGGGCTTGGTCCACGCGATCTCGCTGGTGTAGACGTCGCCGTCGAGCAGCCGGTCGACGCCGTCGCGGCGGAACCACCTCTCGTGCCAGTCCCGCGGCCAGATCGTGTTCGAGAGCACGCCGACCTTCAGCCCGAGCTCGTGGAGCCGCTCGAAGAGCGGGCCGGCTTCGGGGTCGGTGAGCGTGTGCGGCTCCCAGAACTCGTAGTAGGCGGTGAGCAGCTCGGGGTCGTGCTCGAGCCCGGCCTCGGTGAACAGGTCCGCGACCGTCGCGCTCCGGTGCTCGTCGCGAGACCGGCCCCAGACCGCATCGCCGGCGGCGTGCAGACGCTCGCGGGAGACCTCGACGTCGTGGTCGGCGTTCACCACGGCCTGGGCGAGCGCCAGCGACTCCGCGTGGAAGTCGATGTCGTGCCAGGCCGTGAGCGTGCCGCCCCAGTCGAAGACGACCGCGTCGAGCGAGCCGGGGGCGTTCATGCCCTCACGATGGCGATCACCCGGTCGACCAGGTGGTCGGCCGGCACGTCCTGCCGCTGGCCGGTACGTCGGTCCTTGACCTCGATCGTGCCCGCGGCGAGGCCCTTGCCGACCACGACGATCGTCGGGACACCGATCAGCTCGGCGTCCTTGAACTTCACCCCCGGGCTGACCTTGGGCCGGTCGTCGTAGAGCACCTCGACACCCTGCTTGTCGAGCTCGTGCGCGATCCGCTCGGCCGCCGCGAAGACGTGCTCGTCCTTGCCGGTGGCGACGATGTGGACGTCGGCGGGCGCGACCTCCCGCGGCCAGGCCAGGCCCAGCTCGTCGTGGGTGCCCTCGGCGATGGCGGCCACGGCGCGCGAGGGCCCGATGCCGTAGGAGCCCATGGTCACCGTGACGAGCTTGCCCTGCTCGTCGAGGACCTTGAGGTCGAGGGCGTCGGCGTACTTGCGGCCGAGCTGGAAGATGTGGCCCATCTCGATGCCGCGGGCGGTCTCGAGGGTGCCGCCGTCGCCGCGCGGGCAGGGGTCGCCGTCGCGGACCTCGGCCACCTCGATCAGGCCGTCGCCGGAGAAGTCGCGGCCGGCCACCAGGTCGATGACATGGCTGCCGGCGGCGTCGGCTCCGGTCACCCAGCGGGTGCCCTCGACGACCCGTGGGTCGAGCAGGTAGCGCACGCCGGCCGGCTTCTTCTCCCCCAGCGCCCCGGGGCCGATGTAGCCCTTGGCCAGGGTCGGGCGGGCCGCGAAGTCCGCCTCGCCGAACGGCTCGAAGACGACGCCCTCGCCGAGGTGGGCCTCGAGCCGCTTGGCGTCGACCTCGCGGTCGCCGGGCAGGCCGACGGCCAGCGCCTCGGTGGCGCCGTCGGGGTGGTGGACCGAGAACACCACGTTCTTCAGGGTGTCCGACGCCGCCCAGGGGCGGTCCTCGCGGGGGAACCGCTCGTTGAGGTGGGCCACGAGCGTCTCGATCGTGGGCGTGTCGGGAGTCTGCTCGGCGTGGGCGGCGGGCGCGTCGTCGTACGGCACGGGCGGGATCGGCGGCGAGTGCACGGCCTCGACGTTCGCGGCGTAGTCGCACAACGTGCAGCGCACGTAGGTGTCCTCTCCGACGCTCGCCTTGGCGAGGAACTCCTCGGACTTCGACCCGCCCATCGCGCCGGACATCGCCTCGACGATGACGTACTCGAACCCGAGGCGGTCGAAGATCCGCACGTAGGCGTCGCGGTGCTTCTGGTAGCTCACGTCGAGGCCGGCGTCGTCGACGTCGAACGAGTAGGAGTCCTTCATCACGAACTCGCGCCCGCGCAGCAGCCCGGCGCGGGGTCGCGCCTCGTCGCGGTACTTCGTCTGGATCTGGTAGATCGAGAGCGGCAGGTCCTTGTAGGAGGAGTAGAGGTCCTTCACGACGAGCGTGAACATCTCCTCGTGGGTCGGGCCGAGGAGGTAGTCGGCGCCCTTGCGGTCCTGGAGCCGGAAGATGCCGTCGCCGTACTCCGTCCACCGGTTGGTCGCCTCGTAGGGCTCGCGCGGCAGCAGCGCCGGGAACAGCATCTCCTGGGCGCCGATCGCGTCCATCTCCTCGCGGATGACGTTCTCGATCTTGCGGAGCACCCTCAGGCCCAGCGGCAGCCAGGTGTAGATGCCGGGGGCGGCGCGGCGGATGTAGCCGGCGCGGACGAGCAGCCGGTGCGACGGCACCTCGGCGTCCGCGGGGTCCTCTCGCAGGGTCCGCACGAACAGGCTCGACATCCGCATGATCATCTCGGGGCCCCCGCGGAGGCGCGAGCGCAGCGAGCGGCTTCGTGGGGTGAGATCATGCGGAGAAGGCTACTTGTTCGGGACTGCAACCTTCGCCCGGGTTATGGCGTCTGGCGGGTATGAGGTCCTTCCTGCTCGCAGGTGCGGCGCTGCCCCTGGCCGCCTGTGCGTCGGACCGGTGACGGTTTCCCCGGTTCACCGGGGAAACCGGAACTGTTCGGCCGAAGTTTCGGGCCAGATGTTCCAACTTCCCCGGTTACCCGGGGAAACCGCCCGACGCCTGTCGCCCGCGGGGCCACTCGACCTGGCGCGTGCTTCCTCGTCCTCGCGAGCTCGGGCGAGGCGCGCTCAGAACATGACCGTGGCGAACCGGGCGGTCTCGCGGAAGCCGACCCGCTCGTAGGCCGCGCGCGCGGGAGCGTTCCACTCGTTGACGTAGAGCGACACGGATGGGGCGATCTCGCGGCGGACCAGGTCGACCACCGCGGCCATGCCAGCGGTCGCGAGTCCCTCGCCGCGCCGGTCCGGCGGGACGAAGACGCCCTGGACCTGGGCGGCGTAGGGCGTCGCGCAGGCGACCTCGGCCTTGAACACCAGCCGGCCTCCGTCGAACCGGGCGAAGGACCAACCCCGGTTGACCAGCTGGAGGACGCGGGCGCGGTACAGCTCAGCACCGCCGCCGTCCTCCGGCGAGATCCCGACCTCCTCGGTGTACATCGCGACGCAGGCCGGGTAGAGCTCGGCCAGGTCGGCCCGGACGGTACGGCGTACGAGCGGGTCCGGCTCGACCAACGGGGCCGCGGCGATCTCCAGGTGCGGCTGCTCCCAGCGGGTCTCCCGGGGCCGGCCCCAGGTCGGGGCGACGCCGTTCCAGAACTCCCGGACCGCCGCCTGCGGCCCGACGATGGTCGAGACGCTGCGGTTGCGGGTCAGCGCCCGCTCCGCGAACGCAGCGGCGTCGTCGGGGGTCGCCTCGACCGGGACCAGGTTCGCGCCGACGTGGCAGGCGGCGGCGAGCTCGCCGTCGTCGAAGCGGCCCCACATCTCGCCGCCCAGCCAACGCGGCTCGAGGTTCGTGGTCGTGGCGCGGTAGTCGACGAAGGCGTTCACGACCGGGCTCCTGCGCGCGAGCGCGAGGAACGCGTCGAGGTCGGCCGGCCCGAGCGGACGGACGCCGTGGCGGGTCGTGAGCACGGCCGAAGCCTACGTCGTGATCGGGCCGGCGACCCGTCAGATCCCGTCGATGACGGCGCGACGTCGCTCGTCCCGCTCGGCCTGGGTGATCAGCCCCTCCTCGAGGAGCCGGTCCAGCTCGCGCAGCCGCTCGCCCGCCGGCGGCACGGCCGGCGTCGGCGGCTGGGTGGGAGGTTGCGCGCCAGGCCGGGCGGGAGGCTGGCGCAGGTTGGCCGCGAGGTACGTCGCCTCGAAGCCGTCGTCGGTGAGCACGGTCATGATCGTGGCATCGTCCTCGTTCATGCCGGCCTCACGCGCCATCTTGCGGGCGGTGGAGATCTTCCAGGCCAGCACGAGCCCGCTGACCACCAGGCCGATCACGAACAGCGCGACCATCGCGCCCCCGATGCCGTCGCCGCCGGAGCCGAGCCCGCCGTCCTCGTAGCTGCGGTGCCAGCTGCCGTTGACGTAGGTGCAGGTCGGCAGCTCACCCTCGGCGTTCGTCCGGAAGCACCACGCCGGCGGGTTGCCGGGGTCGAGCACCGTGAGCAACGCGGTCCGCAGCATGGGCGACACCCTAGGACAGTCCGGGGACTACTGCTCCCAGCCGGAGTTGTAGACGTCGAGGCCGAACGTGTC encodes:
- a CDS encoding proline--tRNA ligase, encoding MIMRMSSLFVRTLREDPADAEVPSHRLLVRAGYIRRAAPGIYTWLPLGLRVLRKIENVIREEMDAIGAQEMLFPALLPREPYEATNRWTEYGDGIFRLQDRKGADYLLGPTHEEMFTLVVKDLYSSYKDLPLSIYQIQTKYRDEARPRAGLLRGREFVMKDSYSFDVDDAGLDVSYQKHRDAYVRIFDRLGFEYVIVEAMSGAMGGSKSEEFLAKASVGEDTYVRCTLCDYAANVEAVHSPPIPPVPYDDAPAAHAEQTPDTPTIETLVAHLNERFPREDRPWAASDTLKNVVFSVHHPDGATEALAVGLPGDREVDAKRLEAHLGEGVVFEPFGEADFAARPTLAKGYIGPGALGEKKPAGVRYLLDPRVVEGTRWVTGADAAGSHVIDLVAGRDFSGDGLIEVAEVRDGDPCPRGDGGTLETARGIEMGHIFQLGRKYADALDLKVLDEQGKLVTVTMGSYGIGPSRAVAAIAEGTHDELGLAWPREVAPADVHIVATGKDEHVFAAAERIAHELDKQGVEVLYDDRPKVSPGVKFKDAELIGVPTIVVVGKGLAAGTIEVKDRRTGQRQDVPADHLVDRVIAIVRA
- a CDS encoding ferritin-like domain-containing protein, encoding MAELDALQIALAAEHAAVYVYGALGGRTSRSATPELFASVVRAYDAHRARRDRLTATILDEGAEPVAAEPAYELPRLDTPAQVDRAALAVERACAATYAYLVEHTVGEQRRSAVGALNEAAVRELVFRGTPEMFPGRDEYADR
- a CDS encoding GNAT family N-acetyltransferase yields the protein MLTTRHGVRPLGPADLDAFLALARRSPVVNAFVDYRATTTNLEPRWLGGEMWGRFDDGELAAACHVGANLVPVEATPDDAAAFAERALTRNRSVSTIVGPQAAVREFWNGVAPTWGRPRETRWEQPHLEIAAAPLVEPDPLVRRTVRADLAELYPACVAMYTEEVGISPEDGGGAELYRARVLQLVNRGWSFARFDGGRLVFKAEVACATPYAAQVQGVFVPPDRRGEGLATAGMAAVVDLVRREIAPSVSLYVNEWNAPARAAYERVGFRETARFATVMF
- a CDS encoding HAD family hydrolase; translated protein: MNAPGSLDAVVFDWGGTLTAWHDIDFHAESLALAQAVVNADHDVEVSRERLHAAGDAVWGRSRDEHRSATVADLFTEAGLEHDPELLTAYYEFWEPHTLTDPEAGPLFERLHELGLKVGVLSNTIWPRDWHERWFRRDGVDRLLDGDVYTSEIAWTKPSPLAFRAAMDAIGVSDPARCVYVGDRLFEDVWGAQNAGMRAVHIPLSAIPPHQVGHTEGVPDGVAHRLAEIGDLVTGWL